In one window of Bemisia tabaci chromosome 4, PGI_BMITA_v3 DNA:
- the Snapin gene encoding SNAPIN protein homolog, with translation MDVESQSTNTSADDKTEDFCENPTRDALAEGLMCLLKPTIDTLDERVAACSSIPVKIKAQKKHASGVLP, from the exons ATGGATGTTGAAAGTCAAAGTACCAATACATCTGCAGACGATAAGACGGAAGACTTCTGTGAAAATCCCACAAGAGATGCCTTGGCAGAGGGTTTGATGTGCTTGCTAAAGCCAACTATTGACACTCTTGACGAAAGAGTGGCTGCTTGCAG TTCAATCCCTGTGAAGATAAAGGCACAAAAGAAACATGCGTCAGGCGTTCTACCATAA